A region of Bifidobacterium adolescentis ATCC 15703 DNA encodes the following proteins:
- a CDS encoding methionine ABC transporter ATP-binding protein translates to MTIQIDHLHKSYGSGAEAHEVLHDINLTIDSGEVFGILGSSGAGKSTLVRCINLLERPTSGKVLIDGRDITGVKGKELADVRAGIGMIFQNFSLFQQRTVLRNVTFPLELNHTPKAKREERARYLLDLVGLADLADRYPSQLSGGQQQRVAIARALANNPSIMLCDEATSALDSTTTAQILDLLRRINRELNVTLVVITHSLSVARNICDRVAMIDGGRIVEMGDTEALFADPHSDILKTLIADAKVTNHRHTHETADGAKNGTADDSAQKEVK, encoded by the coding sequence ATGACGATTCAGATCGACCATCTGCACAAAAGCTACGGCAGTGGCGCCGAAGCGCATGAGGTGCTGCACGACATTAACCTGACCATCGATTCGGGTGAGGTCTTCGGCATTCTCGGCTCGTCCGGCGCGGGCAAATCGACATTGGTGCGTTGCATCAACCTGCTGGAACGCCCCACTTCCGGCAAGGTGCTCATCGACGGACGAGACATCACCGGCGTGAAAGGCAAGGAGCTGGCGGACGTACGCGCCGGAATCGGCATGATCTTCCAGAACTTCAGCCTGTTTCAACAGCGCACCGTGCTACGCAACGTGACCTTCCCGCTGGAACTCAACCACACGCCGAAAGCCAAGCGTGAGGAACGTGCGCGGTATCTGCTCGATCTGGTCGGTCTGGCTGATCTGGCCGACCGCTACCCCAGCCAGCTGTCCGGCGGCCAGCAGCAGCGCGTGGCCATCGCACGCGCGTTGGCCAACAATCCGTCCATCATGCTGTGCGATGAGGCCACCAGCGCGCTCGACTCCACCACGACGGCGCAGATCCTCGACCTGCTGCGTCGCATCAACCGTGAACTTAATGTGACGCTGGTCGTCATCACGCATTCGCTGTCCGTGGCACGCAACATCTGCGACCGTGTGGCCATGATAGACGGAGGCCGCATTGTGGAAATGGGCGATACGGAAGCGCTGTTCGCCGATCCGCACAGTGACATTCTGAAGACTTTGATCGCCGACGCGAAGGTGACGAACCATCGGCATACGCACGAAACGGCGGATGGCGCGAAGAATGGGACGGCCGATGATTCCGCCCAGAAAGAGGTGAAGTGA
- a CDS encoding methionine ABC transporter permease — translation MGQVVSQFIADYGELLVEGVRDTIIMTAVATLLAYVIGLPVGVLLITSAKKGIRPNAPLNTVLGWIVNIVRSVPFIILLVAIIPLTRLIVGTSLGVPGAIVPLVITAAPFVARVVEQSLAEVDGSLVEAAQSFGASNLQIVFKVLLFESLPSLVRGAALTFITLFGFSAMAGTVGAGGLGDIAIRYGYQRYQYDVMTVAVILCVILVQIVQTIGDVVSDHIDHHER, via the coding sequence ATGGGACAGGTGGTTTCGCAATTCATCGCCGATTATGGCGAACTGCTGGTCGAAGGCGTGCGTGACACGATCATCATGACTGCTGTGGCGACGCTGCTGGCATATGTGATCGGCCTGCCGGTCGGCGTGCTGCTCATCACGTCCGCGAAAAAGGGCATCCGTCCGAATGCACCGCTCAACACCGTGCTCGGCTGGATCGTGAACATCGTGCGTTCCGTGCCGTTCATCATTCTGCTGGTGGCCATCATCCCGCTGACCCGACTGATTGTCGGCACCTCGCTCGGCGTGCCGGGCGCCATCGTGCCGCTGGTCATCACCGCGGCTCCGTTCGTGGCGCGCGTGGTGGAACAGTCGCTCGCCGAAGTGGACGGCAGTCTGGTGGAGGCCGCGCAAAGCTTCGGTGCCAGCAACCTGCAGATCGTGTTCAAGGTGCTGCTGTTCGAAAGCCTGCCATCGCTGGTGCGCGGTGCGGCACTGACGTTCATCACTCTGTTCGGCTTCTCCGCCATGGCCGGTACCGTCGGCGCGGGCGGCCTGGGCGATATCGCCATCCGTTACGGCTACCAGCGTTACCAGTACGACGTGATGACCGTTGCCGTGATCCTGTGCGTCATTCTCGTGCAGATCGTGCAGACCATCGGCGACGTGGTGTCCGACCATATCGACCATCACGAGCGTTGA
- a CDS encoding GatB/YqeY domain-containing protein, whose protein sequence is MSMKDTLKKAKIAAMKAKDKAKLNPINLTLADIQNLEIANGHEATDEEVLKVIQKGVKTRRETAKLYEDKGLADKAAPETAEADFLETFLPAAASDEDYAKAVADAVAEVNPAGPKDMGRVVKAARAALAGKTIDGGKLAGLVKAELNK, encoded by the coding sequence ATGTCGATGAAGGACACGCTGAAGAAAGCCAAGATCGCGGCGATGAAAGCCAAGGACAAGGCCAAGCTCAACCCGATCAACCTGACGTTGGCGGACATCCAGAACCTGGAGATCGCCAACGGTCACGAAGCGACCGACGAGGAAGTGCTCAAGGTCATCCAGAAGGGCGTCAAGACCCGTCGTGAGACCGCCAAACTGTACGAAGACAAGGGACTGGCGGACAAGGCCGCTCCCGAAACCGCCGAGGCCGATTTCCTGGAAACCTTCCTGCCGGCGGCCGCCAGCGACGAGGACTACGCCAAAGCCGTCGCCGACGCCGTGGCAGAAGTGAACCCGGCCGGCCCCAAGGACATGGGTCGCGTCGTCAAAGCCGCTCGTGCCGCGCTTGCCGGCAAAACCATCGATGGCGGCAAGCTGGCCGGTCTGGTCAAGGCCGAGCTCAACAAGTAA
- a CDS encoding peptidylprolyl isomerase: protein MTTVIMRTSEGDIKINLFDDETPETVANFLGLATGEKEWIDPMTGQPSHEPFYNGLTFHRIIKDFMIQGGCPLGNGTGGPGYDFDDEIVPDLKFDHPYLLAMANAGLRRGMDGKIHGTNGSQFFITTVPTPWLDGHHTIFGEVADDDSKAVVDKLEAVNTDRMDRPTEPVGIVSVEVLK from the coding sequence ATGACTACAGTTATCATGCGCACCTCCGAAGGTGACATCAAAATCAACCTGTTCGACGACGAAACCCCGGAAACCGTGGCCAATTTCCTCGGCCTTGCCACCGGCGAGAAGGAATGGATCGATCCGATGACCGGCCAGCCTTCCCATGAGCCGTTCTACAACGGTCTAACCTTCCACCGCATCATCAAGGATTTCATGATTCAGGGTGGCTGCCCGCTGGGCAACGGCACCGGCGGCCCGGGCTACGACTTCGACGATGAGATCGTTCCTGATCTGAAGTTCGACCACCCGTACCTGCTGGCCATGGCGAACGCCGGCCTGCGTCGTGGCATGGACGGCAAGATCCACGGCACCAACGGTTCCCAGTTCTTCATCACCACCGTGCCGACCCCGTGGCTCGACGGCCACCACACCATCTTCGGCGAGGTTGCGGATGACGATTCCAAGGCAGTGGTCGACAAGCTCGAAGCCGTGAACACCGATCGCATGGACCGTCCGACCGAGCCGGTCGGCATCGTGTCCGTGGAAGTGCTCAAGTAA
- a CDS encoding RelA/SpoT family protein translates to MSDMDHEVRSARMLGCEISTNPLDPLEPILKMCEYHHPDEDMSILARAYRRAVTQHSSQRRKSGEPYIIHPLAVAQILADLGMGPLVVAAGLLHDTVEDTDYTLDECRAEFGDTVTGLVDGVTKLSKMEYGDSAQAETIRKMVVAMSRDVRVLVVKLADRVHNARTWRYVKQSNAQKKARETLDVYAPLANRLGMNAIKTELEELSFKVLYPKIYNEIVVLVARRAGQRDVYLKQILAEINEDLDEQHIKAYVTGRPKDYFSIYQKMIVRGHDFANIYDLVGVRIIVDTIQDCYAALGAVHARWNPVPGRFKDYIAMPKLNMYQSLHTTVVGPGGKPVEIQIRTWDMHRRAEFGIAAHWKYKENGQAGRALSSPDKFDRKRGENQELSEADNLKWIQQLADWTSETPDSDEFLGSLKEDLGAAEVYVFTPKGKIVSLPAEATPIDFAYAVHTEVGHRTMGARVNGRLVPLDTKLENGDTVEILTSKSESAGPSRDWLSFAKSPKARNKIRQWFSKERRTEAVEEGRDELTRAMRKRNLPITTLLTPEALVGVADELNLANAEAVFVAIGDGQISTQNVISHLVRDAGSDEVDEEVEQEALPLKQVERTKKTTSSLGISVKGVGDIWVKLARCCMPVPGDKIIGFITRNQGVSVHRVDCQNMLELEKRQPERVVDVQWTSTKGVFMVKIQVEALDRPHLLSDVTRVLSDHGVNIISGSISTGTDCVATSQFSFEMADPQHLNTLLAAVRKIEGVFDVYRITGAKDSAEPRLRKM, encoded by the coding sequence ATGAGCGACATGGATCATGAGGTTCGTTCGGCCAGAATGTTGGGCTGCGAGATCAGCACGAATCCGCTTGACCCGCTTGAACCAATCCTCAAGATGTGCGAATACCACCATCCCGACGAGGACATGAGCATTCTCGCGAGAGCCTATCGGCGCGCCGTCACCCAGCATTCGTCGCAACGGCGTAAATCCGGCGAACCGTACATCATCCATCCGCTTGCAGTGGCGCAGATCCTCGCCGATCTTGGCATGGGGCCGCTGGTTGTGGCAGCGGGCCTTCTGCACGACACGGTGGAGGACACCGACTACACGCTCGACGAATGCCGCGCCGAATTCGGCGACACGGTGACCGGCCTGGTGGACGGTGTCACGAAGCTTTCCAAAATGGAATACGGCGATTCCGCCCAGGCCGAGACCATCCGCAAAATGGTGGTGGCGATGAGCCGCGACGTGCGCGTATTGGTGGTCAAGCTCGCCGATCGTGTGCACAACGCCCGCACATGGCGTTACGTCAAGCAGTCGAACGCGCAGAAAAAGGCACGTGAAACGCTGGATGTGTATGCGCCGCTCGCCAACCGTCTTGGCATGAACGCCATCAAAACCGAGTTGGAAGAACTCAGCTTCAAGGTTCTGTATCCGAAGATCTACAACGAGATTGTGGTATTGGTGGCCCGTCGCGCCGGACAACGCGACGTGTACCTGAAGCAGATTCTCGCCGAAATCAATGAGGATCTCGACGAACAGCACATCAAAGCCTATGTGACAGGCCGCCCGAAGGACTACTTCTCCATTTACCAGAAGATGATCGTGCGCGGGCACGATTTCGCCAACATTTATGATTTGGTGGGCGTGCGTATCATCGTCGACACGATTCAGGACTGCTATGCGGCGTTGGGTGCCGTGCATGCGCGGTGGAACCCTGTTCCCGGCCGTTTCAAAGACTATATCGCCATGCCGAAGCTCAACATGTACCAGAGCCTGCACACCACGGTGGTCGGCCCCGGCGGCAAGCCGGTGGAGATTCAGATCCGCACGTGGGACATGCACCGCCGCGCGGAATTCGGCATCGCTGCGCATTGGAAGTACAAGGAGAACGGCCAAGCCGGACGCGCGTTGAGCTCGCCTGACAAGTTCGACCGCAAGCGTGGCGAAAACCAGGAGCTGAGCGAGGCCGACAACCTCAAATGGATTCAGCAACTTGCCGACTGGACGAGCGAAACGCCGGATTCCGACGAATTCCTTGGCTCCCTCAAAGAGGATTTGGGCGCGGCAGAGGTCTACGTGTTCACGCCGAAAGGCAAGATCGTCTCGCTTCCCGCCGAAGCCACTCCGATTGATTTCGCTTATGCGGTGCACACCGAAGTCGGTCACCGTACCATGGGTGCGCGCGTGAACGGACGATTGGTGCCGCTTGATACCAAGCTCGAGAATGGCGATACCGTTGAAATATTGACATCCAAGTCCGAATCCGCAGGTCCGTCGCGTGATTGGCTGAGCTTCGCCAAGAGCCCGAAGGCACGCAACAAGATTCGTCAATGGTTCAGCAAGGAACGCCGTACCGAAGCCGTCGAGGAAGGCCGTGACGAGCTGACGCGCGCCATGCGCAAGCGCAACCTGCCAATCACCACGCTGCTGACTCCGGAAGCATTGGTGGGTGTCGCCGACGAGTTGAACCTTGCCAACGCGGAAGCCGTGTTCGTGGCGATTGGTGATGGCCAGATCTCCACGCAGAACGTCATCTCGCATCTGGTCCGTGACGCGGGCAGTGACGAGGTGGATGAGGAAGTCGAGCAGGAGGCGTTGCCGCTCAAGCAGGTGGAGCGTACCAAGAAGACCACCAGCTCGCTCGGCATCTCCGTTAAGGGTGTGGGTGACATCTGGGTCAAATTGGCCCGATGCTGCATGCCGGTTCCTGGAGACAAGATCATCGGCTTCATCACCCGCAACCAAGGCGTGTCCGTGCATCGCGTGGACTGCCAGAACATGCTCGAACTGGAGAAACGCCAGCCCGAACGTGTGGTGGATGTGCAGTGGACCAGCACCAAGGGCGTGTTCATGGTCAAGATCCAGGTCGAGGCGCTTGACCGTCCGCATCTGCTGAGCGATGTGACACGCGTGCTGTCCGACCACGGCGTGAACATTATCTCCGGCTCGATTTCCACCGGCACCGACTGCGTGGCCACCAGCCAATTCAGCTTCGAAATGGCCGATCCGCAGCATCTGAACACTCTGCTCGCCGCCGTGCGTAAAATCGAAGGCGTGTTCGACGTGTACCGCATCACCGGCGCGAAGGATTCCGCGGAACCGCGACTGCGCAAAATGTGA
- the dut gene encoding dUTP diphosphatase: protein MAFDEAYNEPENVEVLVKSLDPGQPAQLHYAHAGDAGADLRTTEEVTLKPFQRALVPTGTAIALPAGYVALVHPRSGLAVKQGVTVLNAPGTIDAGYRGEIKVPLINLDPERAVTFHPGDRIAQLVIQRYVEAKFIEAQTLPGSDRAERGFGSTGVAS from the coding sequence ATGGCGTTCGACGAGGCATACAACGAGCCGGAAAACGTCGAGGTTCTGGTAAAGTCGCTGGATCCCGGGCAGCCGGCTCAGCTGCATTACGCCCATGCCGGAGACGCCGGTGCCGATTTGCGCACCACCGAAGAAGTGACGTTGAAGCCGTTCCAGCGGGCGCTGGTGCCCACGGGAACGGCAATCGCATTGCCTGCCGGCTATGTGGCGCTGGTGCATCCGCGTTCGGGACTCGCCGTCAAGCAGGGCGTCACGGTGCTTAACGCGCCGGGAACCATCGACGCTGGGTACCGTGGCGAAATCAAGGTGCCGTTGATCAACCTCGATCCGGAACGCGCCGTGACGTTCCATCCGGGCGACCGCATCGCACAGCTGGTCATCCAACGCTACGTCGAGGCAAAATTCATCGAGGCGCAGACCCTGCCCGGATCCGACCGCGCGGAACGTGGCTTCGGATCAACCGGCGTTGCGTCCTGA
- a CDS encoding DUF4193 domain-containing protein, whose product MAQDYDSPRNKDEDEESLQALSKGSQNNSNDMDDDENAIAEDYELPGADLSNEDASVTVIPMQGDEFICSECFLVKHRSQLAYTTDDGQPVCKECAA is encoded by the coding sequence ATGGCACAGGATTATGATTCCCCGCGCAACAAAGACGAGGACGAGGAGTCGCTCCAGGCTTTGAGCAAGGGTTCTCAGAACAATTCCAACGATATGGACGATGACGAGAACGCCATTGCCGAAGACTACGAGCTGCCGGGCGCCGATTTGAGCAATGAGGACGCTTCGGTGACCGTCATTCCGATGCAGGGCGACGAGTTCATCTGCTCCGAATGCTTCCTGGTGAAGCATCGCAGCCAGCTTGCCTACACTACCGACGACGGACAGCCGGTATGCAAGGAGTGTGCGGCCTGA
- the sepH gene encoding septation protein SepH: MPENALEDARFDHVSETGELVFVSGAGKFAVKVDEALERAILEAKQIRTETQEERQQQAPSTLPISQIQSLIRAGANPTRVAERYSLSEALVRRFSAAVETEKQYAIEQFLAVPAPKESRVRTLSELIERTFAAAHVRLEDVRWKATRRGLEPWKITAEFDSAGHAARAEWSWNMHDNAVNCLNATARKLIGEQDTPTEGHAEKQVDQNFLASLNLPGDSARSARIEQTVSAWNAPEPVAPQATNIKTTVETQPSATVPLPNRPEIATTQHPAPSTTEPAQNSQNTQSAGEQQSDKSKMASSDPHSQSTTKSKRRAGRSAVPSWDEILFGD, translated from the coding sequence GTGCCTGAGAATGCGCTCGAAGATGCACGGTTCGATCATGTGAGTGAAACCGGTGAGCTCGTCTTTGTTTCAGGTGCCGGCAAATTCGCCGTCAAGGTCGATGAAGCGCTTGAAAGAGCCATTTTGGAGGCAAAGCAGATTCGCACCGAAACCCAAGAGGAGCGTCAGCAGCAAGCGCCTTCCACGCTGCCGATCTCCCAAATCCAATCCTTGATTCGAGCCGGAGCCAATCCGACCCGCGTGGCGGAGCGATATTCGTTGAGCGAAGCGCTTGTTCGGCGTTTCTCGGCGGCGGTGGAAACCGAAAAGCAATATGCGATCGAACAGTTCCTGGCGGTTCCCGCGCCGAAGGAAAGCCGTGTGCGCACGCTTTCCGAACTGATCGAACGCACTTTCGCCGCAGCCCACGTACGGTTGGAGGATGTGCGGTGGAAGGCCACCAGACGCGGTTTGGAACCGTGGAAGATTACCGCGGAGTTCGATTCCGCAGGTCATGCCGCCCGTGCGGAATGGTCTTGGAACATGCATGACAACGCGGTCAACTGTCTGAACGCAACGGCACGCAAGCTCATCGGCGAACAAGACACGCCGACGGAAGGACACGCCGAGAAGCAGGTCGACCAGAATTTTCTCGCATCATTGAATTTGCCGGGCGATTCCGCACGTTCCGCACGTATCGAACAGACGGTGTCCGCTTGGAATGCTCCGGAACCGGTTGCACCACAAGCCACGAATATCAAGACCACCGTTGAGACTCAGCCATCGGCGACCGTTCCGCTGCCGAACCGTCCGGAAATCGCGACGACGCAGCACCCCGCCCCTTCAACGACGGAACCTGCCCAAAACTCGCAAAACACGCAATCCGCCGGCGAGCAGCAGTCCGATAAGTCCAAGATGGCATCATCCGATCCTCATAGTCAGAGCACCACCAAATCGAAGCGCCGTGCAGGACGCTCCGCAGTGCCGAGTTGGGATGAAATTCTGTTCGGTGACTGA
- a CDS encoding alkaline phosphatase family protein: MSVEVPEIDQLLAMTSPARYGDELPDEGGRGGALHLSSVLPAISSAIGHPIPTAIHADPKRLQEALGLPDARSAVVVLVDGLGYWNINMRLGHSPYLRSLMADGVNQRPIATCMPSTTVAAMSTFGTGTCPGLTGMTGYTQLNPDNGEICQLISFKNAPAPLKLQQQPTIFERLAEQDVRVTSSGLPKFAFSALTQAALRGSDYISNDDPRRRIMTAAKAANTPGLTYVYLRDVDKIGHNYGWDSDKWIGTYERIDAQLSLLRRSVPKNTLIVIVADHGMITADPEACIDIASEPQLMRGVANVGGEPRCVMLYGEDGENPEDIAARWRDVLGERAQVRTRRQAIEEGVYGPVDERVKSMIGDVVVSAAGSTTIVDSRTQAEKAMHLPSVHGSLTYMESDIPCLIDVA; the protein is encoded by the coding sequence ATGAGTGTTGAAGTGCCCGAAATCGACCAGCTGCTAGCCATGACCAGTCCGGCACGATATGGCGACGAACTGCCGGATGAGGGCGGCCGCGGCGGTGCTCTTCACCTATCCTCGGTACTTCCCGCCATTTCCAGCGCCATCGGGCATCCGATTCCAACGGCCATCCATGCCGATCCGAAACGACTCCAAGAGGCACTTGGCCTGCCGGACGCGCGTTCGGCAGTCGTGGTCCTGGTGGACGGTCTCGGATATTGGAACATCAATATGAGATTGGGACATTCACCCTATCTACGGTCGCTGATGGCGGATGGCGTTAACCAGCGGCCAATCGCCACATGCATGCCCAGCACCACCGTGGCCGCAATGTCCACGTTCGGCACCGGCACATGCCCCGGATTAACCGGCATGACGGGATATACGCAGCTCAATCCCGACAATGGCGAAATCTGCCAGCTCATCTCTTTCAAAAACGCGCCCGCACCGCTGAAACTGCAACAGCAGCCGACCATATTCGAACGATTGGCGGAACAGGACGTTCGCGTCACCAGTTCGGGACTGCCGAAATTCGCGTTCTCCGCGTTGACTCAGGCGGCGTTACGTGGCAGCGACTACATCTCCAATGACGATCCACGCCGACGTATCATGACCGCGGCGAAAGCGGCGAACACGCCCGGACTGACATACGTGTACCTGCGCGACGTGGACAAGATCGGACACAATTACGGCTGGGACTCCGACAAGTGGATCGGCACATATGAGCGTATCGACGCCCAGTTGTCTTTGCTGCGTCGAAGTGTGCCGAAGAACACGCTGATCGTCATCGTGGCGGATCATGGCATGATAACCGCCGACCCGGAAGCCTGCATCGACATAGCGTCCGAACCCCAGCTGATGCGGGGCGTCGCGAATGTCGGCGGCGAACCACGCTGTGTCATGCTTTATGGCGAGGATGGCGAGAATCCGGAGGACATCGCCGCTCGTTGGCGTGACGTGCTGGGGGAGCGCGCCCAGGTGCGCACCCGCCGGCAGGCAATCGAGGAAGGCGTCTACGGACCAGTCGATGAACGCGTCAAGTCGATGATCGGCGATGTGGTCGTCTCCGCTGCGGGCTCTACCACCATTGTCGATTCCCGCACACAGGCGGAGAAGGCGATGCATCTGCCCAGCGTGCACGGGTCGCTGACCTACATGGAATCTGATATTCCATGCCTGATTGACGTGGCTTGA
- a CDS encoding DNA gyrase/topoisomerase IV subunit A: MVSHRKPAKPAFDPRTVKENIVETPLNEEMSKSFLEYAYSVIYARALPDARDGLKPVQRRIIYQMGQMNLNPDRPYMKSARVVGEVMGKLHPHGDSAIYEAMVRLAQPFAMRLPLVDGHGNFGSLDDGPAASRYTEARMAPAALGMNADIAENTVDFTPNYDNKLQEPTVLPAAIPNLLVNGGSGIAVGMATNMATHNLGEVVAAAKHLMRHPDATLEELMRYVPGPDWPGGGVIVGRKGIREAYETGRGALTTRSVTHIENVTARKKAIVVTELPFMVGPERVLERISEGVKNRKLDGISGAIDLTDRHNGTRLVIEIKTGFDPNAVLAQLFKHTPLQDNFTINNVALVNGRPHTMGLKEMLQVWVDHRRVVIRRRSEFRRKKALERLHLVEGLLLAMVDIDEVIQVIRSSDDAEAAKTKLIAVFDLDEIQAQYILDLRLRRLTKMSRIELEAERDDLKRRIEELERILASDEALDGVVIDEMDDAVAKYGTPRRTVLLDEDEEGNLTPVVAHGDDGVSANAMAAARAAATVSSAAADVAAAAKAAKKAGDENATASALQIDDEPCAVMLSATGLIARTSEDAVERWENRSASDGRAKDDQIVSMFRTSTRSSYGLVTSAGRLVLAHVVELPKVSADGPLSVTGGVKAEELLGMTENTDPIRGERVIAAIDMPSTDDDGQLVPLALGTRNGVVKRWNRESPTTMDSWSVIDLKDDDEVLAAAEARDEDRLVFVSTDSSLLTFEAKNVRPQGRTAGGMAGIRLAEGCSAAAFAVVPDGKVTWNYEEGENGLFSASGAVVLTVAGDSEALPGTENGAAKVTPLEMYPTKGRGTGGVRSQRFLKGQDTLILAFVGAYPLHASTQSGAPVELPKPDMRRDGSGTDLSAPIAVVG; encoded by the coding sequence ATGGTGTCGCACCGCAAACCGGCAAAACCAGCCTTTGACCCGCGTACGGTCAAGGAGAACATCGTCGAAACGCCGTTGAACGAGGAAATGAGCAAGTCGTTCCTCGAATACGCGTATTCGGTGATTTACGCCCGAGCGCTGCCTGATGCCAGGGACGGTCTCAAGCCGGTGCAACGACGCATCATCTATCAGATGGGTCAGATGAACCTCAATCCGGACCGGCCGTATATGAAGTCGGCGCGTGTGGTTGGCGAAGTGATGGGCAAGCTCCATCCGCATGGCGATTCCGCGATTTACGAGGCGATGGTACGTTTGGCGCAGCCGTTCGCGATGCGGCTGCCATTGGTGGACGGTCACGGCAATTTCGGTTCTCTCGATGACGGTCCTGCTGCTTCTCGTTATACCGAGGCTCGTATGGCGCCGGCCGCGTTGGGCATGAATGCCGATATCGCCGAAAATACCGTCGATTTCACGCCGAATTACGATAACAAGCTTCAGGAGCCGACTGTGCTGCCTGCCGCGATTCCGAACCTGCTGGTCAATGGTGGTTCCGGCATTGCCGTCGGCATGGCCACGAATATGGCCACGCACAATCTTGGCGAGGTGGTGGCCGCAGCCAAGCATCTTATGCGCCATCCCGACGCGACGTTAGAGGAGTTGATGCGCTACGTGCCGGGTCCGGATTGGCCGGGCGGCGGCGTGATTGTGGGCCGCAAGGGCATCCGCGAGGCGTACGAGACGGGTCGTGGCGCGTTGACCACGCGTTCCGTGACGCATATCGAAAACGTGACGGCTCGCAAAAAGGCCATCGTCGTGACGGAACTGCCGTTCATGGTGGGTCCGGAACGTGTGTTGGAACGTATTTCCGAAGGTGTGAAGAACCGTAAGCTGGACGGCATTTCCGGTGCCATCGATCTGACTGACCGGCATAACGGCACGCGCCTCGTCATCGAAATCAAAACCGGGTTCGATCCGAACGCGGTGCTGGCGCAGCTGTTCAAACACACGCCGTTGCAGGACAATTTCACCATCAACAATGTGGCGTTGGTCAATGGCCGTCCGCACACCATGGGATTGAAGGAAATGCTTCAGGTGTGGGTGGACCATCGTCGTGTGGTGATCCGCCGACGCAGTGAATTCCGCAGGAAGAAGGCGCTTGAGCGGCTGCACTTGGTGGAGGGCTTGCTGCTCGCCATGGTGGACATCGATGAAGTCATTCAGGTGATTCGCTCTTCTGATGATGCCGAGGCCGCGAAAACAAAGCTTATCGCCGTATTCGATCTGGATGAGATTCAGGCACAGTACATTCTTGACTTGCGGCTGCGCCGTCTGACCAAGATGAGTCGTATCGAGCTTGAGGCGGAACGCGACGACCTGAAGCGGCGTATCGAAGAGCTTGAACGCATTCTTGCTTCCGATGAGGCGCTTGACGGCGTGGTCATTGACGAAATGGATGACGCCGTGGCCAAATACGGCACTCCCCGGCGCACGGTGCTGCTGGATGAGGATGAGGAAGGCAATTTGACGCCTGTTGTGGCGCATGGCGATGATGGCGTCTCTGCAAACGCGATGGCTGCCGCGCGCGCCGCCGCGACCGTATCCTCCGCAGCAGCCGATGTCGCCGCAGCCGCAAAGGCCGCAAAGAAAGCCGGCGATGAGAATGCCACCGCATCGGCTCTGCAGATTGATGACGAGCCGTGCGCGGTGATGCTGTCCGCCACGGGCCTGATCGCACGCACTTCCGAGGATGCGGTGGAACGTTGGGAGAATCGTTCGGCTTCCGACGGACGCGCCAAGGATGATCAGATCGTTTCGATGTTCCGCACGTCCACACGTTCCTCATACGGCTTGGTTACTTCAGCGGGTCGTCTGGTGCTGGCCCATGTGGTCGAATTGCCGAAGGTTTCCGCGGATGGGCCGCTCAGTGTCACGGGTGGTGTGAAGGCCGAGGAACTGCTGGGCATGACGGAGAACACCGATCCGATCCGCGGCGAACGGGTGATTGCTGCGATTGATATGCCGTCCACGGATGACGACGGTCAGCTTGTTCCTTTGGCGTTGGGCACCCGCAACGGCGTGGTCAAGCGTTGGAACCGTGAATCTCCGACCACAATGGATTCGTGGAGCGTCATCGATTTGAAGGATGATGACGAAGTGCTTGCCGCTGCCGAAGCCCGTGATGAGGATCGTCTGGTGTTTGTGTCCACCGATTCCTCGTTGTTGACGTTCGAAGCGAAGAATGTGCGTCCGCAGGGCCGTACCGCTGGCGGCATGGCGGGCATTCGTCTGGCTGAGGGGTGTTCGGCGGCCGCGTTCGCGGTGGTGCCTGACGGCAAGGTGACATGGAATTACGAAGAAGGCGAGAATGGACTGTTCTCCGCTTCCGGAGCCGTGGTGTTGACGGTTGCCGGCGATTCCGAAGCGTTGCCTGGCACTGAAAACGGTGCCGCGAAGGTCACGCCGTTGGAGATGTATCCGACGAAGGGCCGTGGTACGGGTGGCGTGCGTTCGCAGCGATTCCTCAAGGGGCAGGATACGTTGATTCTCGCGTTCGTGGGCGCGTATCCGTTGCATGCTTCCACGCAAAGCGGCGCTCCTGTGGAATTGCCGAAGCCTGATATGCGACGCGATGGTTCCGGTACGGATCTGTCGGCGCCGATTGCGGTGGTCGGCTGA